The nucleotide sequence ATCTGGCTCATTCACCGGGCAAATTGATTTCATCTGGTAAACTATTTTGGTGTGATCAAGGCAAATATGTTAGCCTCATCAAGAGTGGTTTTCAGGGTGTGTGTGGTAACTTTCAACATCGCTGAATAGCTTGGCAAAGTTTTCCCTCGTATCTACCGCGATTTTGCAGCCAGGTTTATGGTGGGGTTCCCTGGAGGATAAGTCCCATCGGTCAGTCAACCTGCGCTTCGGATGCCCTCTGTAATGGGGGGTAGTGTGTAACAGGTCGTTGGATGCAGTTGCCCATAAAGCATATTTCAAGTACTGGAGGGTTTTAAGCGATGCGTGTGAATGTTCTACGCAGGATCATGTTGCATCTGGGTATCACGGTTTGTATGGTTTCAACTTCTGGAATCATGCCGGTATCGGCGCAAATCGGGAACTTGAGCCGCAGCGAGTTCCCAGGCAGACGGATTGGTGGCGGGACCCGGAGCGAATGCCTGGCAGGGAACCAACCGATCGCAGCGCTGAACCCGGCGAATAATCTGGGAGTGACTGCCAGCAATCGCCCTTCCGTCTATTTTGTTGTCCCCAGGCTGGACGAGTCCTATCCGGTTGAGTTTCTCTTGCGCGATGCCGAGGGAAATGCTGTCTACGAAACCACGCTGAAAGCTGGCAAACAGGCCATTACTGGGGTTCATTTACCCCCAAATACTGTAAAGGTGGGTCAGGACTATCAGTGGTACTTTTCCGTAGTCTGTGACAGAGAAGATCGGTCCCAAAATATTGTATTGTCAGGCTGGATGCGACGGGTTGCATCAGACCTGTCTGATGGGCTATCCCCAGAGGTTCAACTGAGTCTGAAGGCTAAACTAAATCTGGCGCAGTCCTACCAGAATGCCGGACTCTGGAGTGATGCAATCTCAACCCTGGTTGAACTAAATCAGGCCTATCCCGATAGTGAAGCAGTCCGGCTTGCATGGCAAAAGCTCATACAAAAGCTGGATCTGGAATGGGTTTTTCAGCAATCCTTAGCTGGTCACCTGTAGCACAGAAGTTGTCTCGGAGACGAGGTTCTTGCTGTTAGTCATCCCTTTGGTCCCCCGGTTGCGATCGCTCCTCCAGCGCATTCAACGGATGGGCGATCGCACCCTGCCCCCGTCCGGGATTGTTTGGGTAGCTGGTCGTTCAATCGTTCTCTCCAGTGCGATCGTGACCGGGGTGTTGCTAGGCATCCGGTCCCTGGGTGGACTGGAAGCTCTAGAATTATTCGTCCTGGATCGGCTTGTGCAACTCCAACCAGATGCGGCCCCTGATGAGCGGTTGCTGGTGGTCACCATCACTGAACAAGACCTGCATCGCCATCGCTGGCCCCTATCTGATCAGATTCTGGCGCAGGCGTTGAAGCAACTTCAGTCCCACCGTCCCAGAGTCATTGGTTTAGATCTATATCGTGACCTGCCCCATCCGCCGGGAGAGGCTGCCCTGACTGCCCAACTGCAAGCCAAAAATCTGATTGCCATTACTGAAGTTGTGAGCGGCATTGCTCCCCCTCCTGGTGTAGAGGCGGAGCGAATTGGGTTCAATGATCTGCCCCTGGACCCGGATGGGGTACTCCGGCGCAATCTGCTTCTGGTTACCACAGAAGATCAAGACTACTACTCCTTTGCATTGCGGGTTAGCCTGACCTATCTCCACCAGGAGGGTATTTTCTTTCACTATCATCCTGAAGCATTATTTTTAGGATCGAGATCGATTGCTCGTTTAGAACCAACCTCCGGTGGCTATCAGACAGCCGATACCCGCGGGTATCAAACCTTACTGGACTACCGCTCTCGCAGGGGTGTGGCACGCACCGTTACCCTGACCCAGGTGTTGGACAATCAAATGGACCCTGGCTGGGTAGGCGACAAAATTGTTCTGATTGGCACGGTTGCTCCCAGCCTGAAAGATCAGGTTTACACCCCCTACAGCGCCAGCCAGCAGGATACCTTTCAGATGCCCGGGGTGATTATCCATGCCCAGATGATCAGTCAACTTCTGGACATTGCAGCAGGCAAAAACCGATTGTTTCGGTTCTGGCAGCCGTGGGCTGAACGCTTCTGGCTCTGGACCTGGGCACTCACGGGGGCATTTCTGGCCTGGAAGTTGAGACATCCCGTAGCCTTTGGGGTCGCCGGTCTTGGTTGCCTGCTGGCAATCGGCGGGACAGGTTGGGTGCTGTTTTCCCACCTGATCTGGATTCCAGTGGCAGAACCTGGGCTGGCATTGATTGGAGCTATGGGTCTGGCAATGGCCCATCGACTGCTTTACACCACAACGCGCGATCCCCTCACGGGTTTGCTGAATCGGGCAGCCTTTGGGCGTTCTTTGGGGCGATCGCTGACCCGGCTATCCCGGCAACCTTCCTCTACCCTGGGTGTCATGGTTTTGAGCCTGGATCGCTTTCAACTGATCCATAAAAGCCTGGGAGATGCGATCGGGGATCATCTGTTGTTGCAGGTTATTCGTCGCTGGCGGGCACACCTGCCGCGTTCTGCCCAACTTGCCAGGGTTGGGCAGGAGGAATTTGCCGTTTTCCTTCAACGCAGTGGGAAGGAAAGCTTGATTGATCTGGCAAAGCAGCTACAGGAGGCGATGACAGAACCATTTTGGATTCGCCAGCAGCCCGTCCTGACAACTGCCAGCATTGGCATGGCAGTGACCCAGCCAGAGCATGTCTATACGCCTGAAAACCTGCTGCGGGATGCCCATACGGCCATGTACCGTGCCAGGACAATGGGAACGGATCGTTACGCGGTCTTCGCCACTGGAATGTGGTCAGAGACCGTCGCTCAATTCACCCTTGAGAATGACCTGCGCCGGGGCATCGCTGCCCAGGAATTTGTCCTTTACTATCAACCGATAGTTTGGCTGAACACGGAAAAAATTGCTGGCTTTGAGGCACTGGTGCGCTGGCAGCACCCTAAAAAAGGATTTATTCCACCCTTCAACTTTATTCCACTGGCAGAAGAAACGGGATTGATTATTCCCCTGGGAAACTGGATCTGCCAGACTGCCTGTTGTCAGCTTCATCAGTGGCAACAGCAATTTCCAGACTATTCCTTGATGATGAGTGTGAACCTGTCAGGTCGTCAGTTTGAACAACCTGACCTGATCGATCAACTGGCTGCCATCTTCCAGGCAACCCAGATTCAGGAATCCAGCCTCAAACTCGAAATTACTGAAAGCATGGTAATGGGTGATGTTGGAGCTGCAATTGATTTAATGCTGAGGCTCAAATCGCTTGGCTGCAAGTTGGGTATGGATGACTTTGGAACAGGCTATTCTTCCCTCAGTCAACTTCGCCGTTTTCCCATCGATACCCTCAAAGTGGATAAATCTTTTGTCCAGAAGATGGGCGAAAGCCACGAAGACTGGGAGATTGTTCGTATGATTATTTCTCTGGGGCACACGCTGGGTATGGATGTGATTGCGGAAGGGGTGGAGACGCAGGTGGAGGCGGAGGCATTGCGATCGCTGGGGTGCGAATTTGGTCAGGGATATTTTTGGGCGAAACCATTACCTGCGGTTGAAGCTACGGTGCTTTTAGAAAAGCAAAGGGAGAGTTGCTGAAGCCGTATGAATTGAACGTCTTCAATTCATACAACGCTCAATTCATATCCAACGCCAGTCATATCTAACGCCAGCAAGAACTGATTCCTGGTGAATGCAGGAGTAGAACCCTGCCCTCATCTAAAGAAGTATTGCCCTATCATAGGCATATCTAGAAATGGAGCGATCGCCTTCAATGGATGCGAGGTAACGCTATGTCTGTTGCCATAAAGTTTATGACCCTTGAGGAGTATCTTAACTATGACGATGGCACGGATACCCGCTACGAATTGGTGAATGGGGAATTGAGCGCGATGCCGACAGATAGCGATCTCAACGATCGCATTGCCACCTTTCTATTTGCTTACTTCCTGCAATTCGGTATTCCTTATTATCGCTTGAGCATGAAAGCCCAAATTGCGGTGAGTGGTACACGGGCAACGGCACGACAACCTGATTTAATGGTGCTGTCAGAAGAGGCTGCAACAGCCCTGAGTGGGGCAAACCAGCGTTTAATTACTCACGACATGCCACCACCATTGTTGGTGGTTGAAGTTGTTAGCCCCGATCAGGAAAGTCGGGATTATCGTTATAAACGCACTGAATACGCCGGACGACACATTCCCGAATATTGGATTGTAGACCCGATCGCCCAGAAAGTTACCGTGCTGGAATGGGTGGATGGTCTGTACGAGGAGCAAGTATACCAGGGAGATCAGGCGATCGCGTCGCCCCAGTTTGCAACTTTTAATCTAACGGCGACAACCGTACTCAGGGGAGGATGCGGTGGTGCTGAATAGTCGTCTGAATTGAAACTTCGTTCCAATTCAGACAACGTTCAATTCACACCCGAAATCAGCAACGCCGGATGCTAAGGAGTAAGGGTTTTATCCTCTGCCACTTCACCCCAGAGACCCACTGGCGCAGCCTGCCCAGAGGGCATAGGGCACAAAAACCTCACAAGCTATTACCAATCAAAATAAACGGTGCCCAGTAATAGGGATGGGAAAAATCAGGCGATCGCCCTTGAGTTGTCTTAGTTCCTGGTTCGGCTGCGATCAGGATATCAGAACGCTGGGGGGCATCTTTAGCTGTAAGCTTGCCTTGCAGTAGTTCCAGTTGCGCTTGCTGGAGGGCGGCGGCCTTAGTCATAGTGCCCTTTGCTAAATGTTTGTAAAACTGCTGCATCAGAAGACTGGTACTGGCATCATTCACCAGCCAGAGAGACGCAAGGACAGATTTGGCTCCTCGATGTAGAAAGTAACCACTGATGCCAGAGATTTCAGTACCATCCTGGGCAGACCCACTCAACCCGGTTTCGCAGGCACTCAGAACGACGAGATGGGTGGAGTGGAGTTGGTTGAGGCTGGCAATTTCTGTAATGGGGAGGCGGTTGCCGTTGCCCAACAGTAAAAAAGACTCCGTAATGCTTCTGGGGTTAAAACTACCATGCGTGGCAATGTGCAGCACACGGAAGAATGCAATATTTTCGCGCAGAGTATCAGCCGTAAACGCTTCATCCAGACGAATCTTACCGGGATAGATCCCTTGATTATTGCCGTCTTGAACGATCGCGTTAAGTTCAGCCGGGACGTTGGGGAGTGGGGCAAAGGTTGAAAAGGCTTTAGATGTCCCCAGCGCCAGGACAGTTGGCAATTCCCCGTTGGGAGAGAAGCGATCGCTCATGTCGTTCTCGGTCGTGATCATGTTGGACAGTGCATAGCGTTGTGCCAGATATTGGTTCCCATCATGCAAAGCGGCAACTGGGATGTAGCGGGTAACATGATCGAGCGAGAAAATCAGAGCTTGCTTAGGATTGTTCGTTAGTTCGGTTTGCAGAGGGGGTGGAACTAACCAGTTGTAGAGTTGAGTGCTAGTGGTTTTGAGCGCATCTAAGTTGCTGAAGGGTGACCCAATTTGTTGGCGTAATTTTTGCACCGTTGCAGTCAATTGGGCTTGCGTGACATTGGGAACAACGATCGCAGTGCTGTTGCCCTGAGCATCAGTCCACACGACCCAGAACTTATCACCAACTACCAGATTTTGGATCAGGAGTGCCTCCGGTTTTGCCTTGAGAATGGCTTGGGGATTCCCAAATTCACTGAGAATTTTGTTGCTTTCCTGAGTGATGCGATCTCGGTTGCGCGTCAGGGATTGGCTGAGGGCGAGCAGGGTCTCCAGAGTCAAGGATTTCTCGGTAACTTGCTCTTCAAATGCCTGGAGTGTTTTGGCTTCGAGGGGATGGAAAGGAAGTTGAACTGGTGATGAATCCGTGTCTTCACTACCATAACTACGAACTTCTTGAACTTTTAAGAGTTCTAAAATTGATTGAGCTTCCCGAATACGACCCTGAGTCAACAGTAAGTCAGCTAGATTGCGATAGGTTCCAGCTATGGAACTTGTATAAATCTCTTGTAAGTCTCTTGGCAGTTTCTTAATTTCTTGGCGAATAGATTCACTGACATTGACAGATTGCTTGTAAAAAACGATGGATAACTCAGGTTGGTTTTGTTTTTGTAACGTTGCGCCGATATAGCTCAACGCAATGCGTTCTCCATCACGATTTTTGATTTGACGTGCCATTTCCAACCCTGACTTGTGCAGGTCAATCGCTTTGGCATAGTCCCCAATTGCCAGGTAGGCATTGCCCAGTGATCCTAAGGTTTTTGCCTGCCCACGCCGATCATTCACCGCTTGAGCAATTTCTAGACTGGCCTGGTAATATCGGATGGCTTCTGGATACTTGCCCTGAGCGACGTAAGCATTGCCAAGGTATCCAAGCGACTTTCCCTCTCCCCGGCGATCGCTAATTTCCTGGGCAGTCTCTAAACTCGCCTGGTGATATTTGATTGCCTCTTGATAGTCGCCCTGGTCATGATAGGCATTGCCCAGATAACCCAGTGACTTGGCTTTGCCCAAGCGATCATTAAGCTGAATCGCAATTTCCAGGCTTTGCTTGTAGTACTCGATCGCTTTGGGATAGTTTCCCAATGACCGATACACCAGTCCCAAAAATCCCAGAGATTGTCCCTGACCTCGTGTTTCTTTAATCGCACGAGTAATCGCTAAACGCTGCTCATGAAATTCAATCGCTTTGGCATAGTTTCCTTGTGCTCGATAGGCATTCCCCAGGTTTCCCATCGCATTCCCTTCACCCTGGCGATCGCCAATCTCCTGGGCAATTGCTAACCGTTGCTCATGGTGTTTGATGGCTTGTGTATAGTTGCCCTGAGCGTAATAGTTCATCCCCAGGTTACCCAATGCTGACCCTTCGCCGCGGCGATCGCCAATCTTGCGGGTTATCTCCAGACTCAATTGGTGGTACTCCATCGCTCTTGCCGAGTCTCCCCGCGTGCGATAGGCAACCCCCAGATTAATCAAAGATTCGCCTTCTCCCCGCTGATCGCCAATCTCCTGCGCGATTGCTAAACTCTTGCGATGAGATTCGATTGCCCGATCATATCGCCCCAGTGCTTCGTAGGCTTTACCCAAATTTCGCAGGGCGATCGCTTCTCCCCGGCGATCTCGAACCTCCCAGGCAATCTGCAAACTCTGAGTGTAGAGGGCGATTGCCTGGTCTGTGTTGCCCAATGAAAGATAGGCAACCCCCATATCACTGAGTACCCGTCCTTCCTCTAGTCGATCCTGGGTTTCCCGTTTGATGGCTAAACTCTGTTCATGGAGAGAAATTGCTTTGGTGTAATCGCCAAACACCAGGTAAGCCGTCCCTAAACTGCCCAGTGCCCGGCCTTCAAGCCGACGGTTTTTGAGGTCGCGGGCGATCGCCAGGCTTTGTTCGTAATAGCGGATGGCGTTCTCATACTGAGCCAAAGACTCGTACACGGTACCCAGCCCAAGCAATGCCTCAGCCACCCCATGCTGATTGGTCAGTTGTTGATATATTGATCGCGCCTGCTCATAGTAGCGCATGGCTTGCTCATACCGGGCAAGTACCTCATAGCTATGCCCCAGGCTCATCAGTGCCTCTGCTTCACTATCGCGGGCATTTGCCTGCTGAAAAATCCTGAGGGCTTGTTGGTAGTACGCGATCGCGGGTTCATACTCAGATAAGTCTTGATACACACGCCCAAGAGCAATAAGTGTATTTGCTTCACCCTGATCGTCTTTCAGTACTTGATAACTTTGCAGTGCCTTTTGCAAAGTTTGTTTCGCCGCCTCAAACTGTCCAGATCGAGTTTGCTGAGTGCCATTTTGCAACAGTTTATCAGCATCTGACTTACGCGAGGTTATTGGTTGCGGCGTTGCATGAGCTATGCAGGATGATTCTACTTTAGGGATCAATTCAAACAGCCCTGCAAGTAGTCCAGCTAAAATAATCAATCTTCCATACCGCATCTACTTTCCTCAAACTCACAATACCTAACAGGCTGTCCCTCCAGTGGGATTGAGCATATGCACTTTTATTATTTCTACTCACCATGAAAATTATCACCCTGATCTAGCAGCGACGGCTCTGGTTCATTGAATCTTTTTCTTTGGCATTGCTGAATCACCACTTGAGAACTGGTTCTCAATCAGAGAAACGCAGGTTTATCGAATCTTTATGTAATGTCAGCCAGAGTCATCGTGACAATTTTAGAAGAATCGACCCCGCGATCGCAGCGCCGAACAGCCGATCCAGGGATCGCAGGCAACCCCACAGGTTGATGTTAATTATCCGATAACTCACCAAACTGCTGCCGATAGCGGTCTAGCAAAGCCTCCGCCGCCATTGCCCGACGATAGTGTGTGCGCCACGTTTGGGTATAGGATTTTTGCAGGGAGCGGGCCATTCGGCAGGATATTTGCCGAATGGTTTCCCGTACATTCACCGACTGCTTGTAGAAGACAATCGCCAGTTCCGGTTGCTGCTGCTGTTGCAAGACAAAGCCAATGTTGCTGAGCGCAATCCCTTCCCCCTGGCGGTCGTTGATTTCCCGCGCGATGGCTAAGCTTTGTTCGTAAAACTCGATCGCTTTGCCATAGTTGCCCAGCGATAAGTA is from Leptothermofonsia sichuanensis E412 and encodes:
- a CDS encoding tetratricopeptide repeat protein, with product MLSPAAETVDARKTAADRLLQQGIQQYQTSQFTAALQSWQQALDIYRAIKDRQGEEAALGNLGLAYLSLGNYGKAIEFYEQSLAIAREINDRQGEGIALSNIGFVLQQQQQPELAIVFYKQSVNVRETIRQISCRMARSLQKSYTQTWRTHYRRAMAAEALLDRYRQQFGELSDN
- a CDS encoding putative bifunctional diguanylate cyclase/phosphodiesterase translates to MLLVIPLVPRLRSLLQRIQRMGDRTLPPSGIVWVAGRSIVLSSAIVTGVLLGIRSLGGLEALELFVLDRLVQLQPDAAPDERLLVVTITEQDLHRHRWPLSDQILAQALKQLQSHRPRVIGLDLYRDLPHPPGEAALTAQLQAKNLIAITEVVSGIAPPPGVEAERIGFNDLPLDPDGVLRRNLLLVTTEDQDYYSFALRVSLTYLHQEGIFFHYHPEALFLGSRSIARLEPTSGGYQTADTRGYQTLLDYRSRRGVARTVTLTQVLDNQMDPGWVGDKIVLIGTVAPSLKDQVYTPYSASQQDTFQMPGVIIHAQMISQLLDIAAGKNRLFRFWQPWAERFWLWTWALTGAFLAWKLRHPVAFGVAGLGCLLAIGGTGWVLFSHLIWIPVAEPGLALIGAMGLAMAHRLLYTTTRDPLTGLLNRAAFGRSLGRSLTRLSRQPSSTLGVMVLSLDRFQLIHKSLGDAIGDHLLLQVIRRWRAHLPRSAQLARVGQEEFAVFLQRSGKESLIDLAKQLQEAMTEPFWIRQQPVLTTASIGMAVTQPEHVYTPENLLRDAHTAMYRARTMGTDRYAVFATGMWSETVAQFTLENDLRRGIAAQEFVLYYQPIVWLNTEKIAGFEALVRWQHPKKGFIPPFNFIPLAEETGLIIPLGNWICQTACCQLHQWQQQFPDYSLMMSVNLSGRQFEQPDLIDQLAAIFQATQIQESSLKLEITESMVMGDVGAAIDLMLRLKSLGCKLGMDDFGTGYSSLSQLRRFPIDTLKVDKSFVQKMGESHEDWEIVRMIISLGHTLGMDVIAEGVETQVEAEALRSLGCEFGQGYFWAKPLPAVEATVLLEKQRESC
- a CDS encoding CHAT domain-containing protein, which translates into the protein MRYGRLIILAGLLAGLFELIPKVESSCIAHATPQPITSRKSDADKLLQNGTQQTRSGQFEAAKQTLQKALQSYQVLKDDQGEANTLIALGRVYQDLSEYEPAIAYYQQALRIFQQANARDSEAEALMSLGHSYEVLARYEQAMRYYEQARSIYQQLTNQHGVAEALLGLGTVYESLAQYENAIRYYEQSLAIARDLKNRRLEGRALGSLGTAYLVFGDYTKAISLHEQSLAIKRETQDRLEEGRVLSDMGVAYLSLGNTDQAIALYTQSLQIAWEVRDRRGEAIALRNLGKAYEALGRYDRAIESHRKSLAIAQEIGDQRGEGESLINLGVAYRTRGDSARAMEYHQLSLEITRKIGDRRGEGSALGNLGMNYYAQGNYTQAIKHHEQRLAIAQEIGDRQGEGNAMGNLGNAYRAQGNYAKAIEFHEQRLAITRAIKETRGQGQSLGFLGLVYRSLGNYPKAIEYYKQSLEIAIQLNDRLGKAKSLGYLGNAYHDQGDYQEAIKYHQASLETAQEISDRRGEGKSLGYLGNAYVAQGKYPEAIRYYQASLEIAQAVNDRRGQAKTLGSLGNAYLAIGDYAKAIDLHKSGLEMARQIKNRDGERIALSYIGATLQKQNQPELSIVFYKQSVNVSESIRQEIKKLPRDLQEIYTSSIAGTYRNLADLLLTQGRIREAQSILELLKVQEVRSYGSEDTDSSPVQLPFHPLEAKTLQAFEEQVTEKSLTLETLLALSQSLTRNRDRITQESNKILSEFGNPQAILKAKPEALLIQNLVVGDKFWVVWTDAQGNSTAIVVPNVTQAQLTATVQKLRQQIGSPFSNLDALKTTSTQLYNWLVPPPLQTELTNNPKQALIFSLDHVTRYIPVAALHDGNQYLAQRYALSNMITTENDMSDRFSPNGELPTVLALGTSKAFSTFAPLPNVPAELNAIVQDGNNQGIYPGKIRLDEAFTADTLRENIAFFRVLHIATHGSFNPRSITESFLLLGNGNRLPITEIASLNQLHSTHLVVLSACETGLSGSAQDGTEISGISGYFLHRGAKSVLASLWLVNDASTSLLMQQFYKHLAKGTMTKAAALQQAQLELLQGKLTAKDAPQRSDILIAAEPGTKTTQGRSPDFSHPYYWAPFILIGNSL
- a CDS encoding Uma2 family endonuclease yields the protein MSVAIKFMTLEEYLNYDDGTDTRYELVNGELSAMPTDSDLNDRIATFLFAYFLQFGIPYYRLSMKAQIAVSGTRATARQPDLMVLSEEAATALSGANQRLITHDMPPPLLVVEVVSPDQESRDYRYKRTEYAGRHIPEYWIVDPIAQKVTVLEWVDGLYEEQVYQGDQAIASPQFATFNLTATTVLRGGCGGAE
- a CDS encoding DUF928 domain-containing protein, whose translation is MRVNVLRRIMLHLGITVCMVSTSGIMPVSAQIGNLSRSEFPGRRIGGGTRSECLAGNQPIAALNPANNLGVTASNRPSVYFVVPRLDESYPVEFLLRDAEGNAVYETTLKAGKQAITGVHLPPNTVKVGQDYQWYFSVVCDREDRSQNIVLSGWMRRVASDLSDGLSPEVQLSLKAKLNLAQSYQNAGLWSDAISTLVELNQAYPDSEAVRLAWQKLIQKLDLEWVFQQSLAGHL